TAGCCATGTCGCTGAAGCGGATTCATGATGTGCGGTTGCTGCGCACGGTCCAGTTCGCCGAGGATTCCGGTCCTCTGGCTCATCCAGTGCGCCCGGAATCCTACCAGGAGATCAACAATTTTTATACCGCAACCGTCTACGAAAAGGGAGCCGAAATCGTTCGCATGCTTCGAAACTTGATTGGTGCGCGAGGATTTCGCCGGGGTCTTGATCTTTATTTCGAACGATACGACGGGCAGGCGGTTACAATCGAGGATTTTTTGCGTTCGATGGAGGATGCCGCCAATATCGATTTATCGCAGTTCCGGTTGTGGTACAGCCAATCGGGGACGCCCAAAGTTGTCGTTTCCGACAGTTATGATGCCAACCGCAGGGAGTACAGCCTTACGCTTCGCCAACAGTGTCAGCCGACACCGGGACAACCTGAAAAAAGGCCGCTTCACATCCCCGTAGCCCTGGCTTTATTCGACAACACCGGCGGGCAAATTCCCCTTTGTCTGCCGGGTGCCCCAGACCCTGATCTCGGCCCCAGCACCGTGGTGTCGCTGTGCCAAAAAGAGCAGACATTCCGTTTTGGCAATGTGCCCTGCCGGCCCGTACCCTCTCTGCTGAGAGGTTTTTCCGCGCCCGTCAGGCTCGACTACGACTATTCGGATGCGGATCTGCGATTTTTGATGGTGCACGACTCGGATGCTTTCAATCGATGGGACGCCGCACAGAAACTCGCTTGCCGGATCATTTTGCGCTGTGTCGATCAATTGCGAACAGGAGCGGATTTTGCCCTCGACCCGATTTTGTCACAGGCCTTCACTGAAGTGCTTGATGGCGATCTCGGGGATAAAGGGCTTGCCGCCCAGATGTTGATGTTGCCCAGTGAAAATTTTCTCGCGGAACAACAAGACTGCATCGATATCGATGCCATCTGCCAGGCACGTCAGAAGGTTCGGCAAGCCCTGGGGGGCAGCTGAGGGAAGCCTTGCTGGCGAGGTGGCAATTCTGTCAGGGTGAAGATGCTGTCGCTTTCAATTTTTCTCCGGAGGATGCTGGCCGCCGCGCCTTGAAGAACACGTGTCTGGGATATCTTGCCGCGCAGCCGTGCAGTGATTTCTGGAGCTGGCTCGCCGACCTCTATGGGCAAACTTCCAACATGACCGATCGTCTGGCTATTCTTGCCATTTTTGCCGAGCGGGAATCGCCGGAAAGCCAGGCCGTGCTGGCGTCGTTTTATGATCAGTCCAGGCATAATTCCCTGGTCCTGGATAAATGGTTCGCCGCGCAGGCTGCCGCACGAAATCCTTCCATTATTGAAAAAATGCGTCTTCTGTTATCGCATCGGGATTTCACACTACGCAACCCGAATCGCGTCCGCTCTGTTTTGCATAGCTTTGCCCGCG
This portion of the Syntrophotalea acetylenica genome encodes:
- a CDS encoding aminopeptidase N C-terminal domain-containing protein, whose protein sequence is MLARWQFCQGEDAVAFNFSPEDAGRRALKNTCLGYLAAQPCSDFWSWLADLYGQTSNMTDRLAILAIFAERESPESQAVLASFYDQSRHNSLVLDKWFAAQAAARNPSIIEKMRLLLSHRDFTLRNPNRVRSVLHSFARGNPGGFHAANGEGYHLVGEQVIQLDRINPQVAASLAGAFSAWQRYDRRRRLLMKAQLENIAAQQCLSSDLEEIVHRCLHQDMTPAQD